Within Meles meles chromosome 19, mMelMel3.1 paternal haplotype, whole genome shotgun sequence, the genomic segment TCCCTTGTCCAGAGCTGCCTtaatccggctccctgctgacccCATCATCCTGCTCCCACATGCAAGAGGTGCTTAGGTCCACCTGCAGCAAACCCAGGCCTTCCTCTGGCAGTAAGGACAAGGCCTTGTGAGTTGGCTGTAGCACAGATCCCCGTGGACCTGGGTGAGCAGGAGGGCAGGCGGGTTCAGTGCAGAGAGCCACTGTTCTGCTCTTCAAAGGCCATCTTGCCCAGGAGCTGGCTGTCCAACTCCACCCCACTCACAGGTAGCTGGAAGAAGTTCATTTCGGCTGCTAAGGCTGCCATGGCAGAAGGGTCCTGGCCAAACTGAGCTCGCAACATCATGTCCATTTTCTCCAGCCTCCTCTTGAGCCGCTTGGCTTCCCGCTCCCGGATGAGCCGGGCCTGCCTCTTCTCTGGGGTTTCATTGGCCCGCTTCAGCCTCATAGCCTCCCGATCCCGCTGCAGCCGGCGTGCCCGCTGCTCGTCCGTCTCCTGCATGCGCTGCAGGCGTTTGGCTTCACGGTCCCTCATGCGCCTTACTTCCCGCTCCTCTGGGGTCTCATTGTCCCGCCGACTTTTCTTGGCTGTGCGCTCTCGTTCCAGACGCTGCAGCCGTACTTCCAATGGCTCATTCTGTCGGCGTAGGGCCCACTTGCGAACGCTGGGGGTCTGTGCTTCCAGTAGCTTACGGTAGGCAGCACAATTGTTGCACACAAGCAGAATTCCAGCAGGGTACACGGGAGGGCTAAAGGCAATGTCCTTCCCCTCAGCACTGGAGGGACCCTCACTATGGGCTGGGGGTAGGGATTCCATATTAAGTACTTCAGGGAGTTTCTCACTGGAATACAAAAATTTGGGTTGTTAGCGTCTCCTAGCAAGGCTCAGGTATACAGCTCTGACTTAACGCTTGTCCTACTAGGCCAGTTGCTCCAAGTTTACCACTAGGGGTCAAATTTGAGTACTTGGGAGACCACTAGGGGTCAAATTTGAGTACTTGGGAGACCTCTGACCTCCCCCACCTCATACCTTCTCTGGGCTTGGGTGGTCTACCAAATTTTAAAGCCCTCCTGGAGTTAGAGACTGAGCCACCTGCCAGATATCCCCCACAAATGCGCAGGGTTCATTCCAGCTGGCTGGTATTTCTAAGAGCTGTGCAGGGCAGTCCTACTGTGGAAATGGTGGTCCCTCTTGAGGTAGAGGCTGCCTTTAGGGGAGTCCACTGGCCCAACCCCTCCTGCCCTGGCCGACTCTGCATTATATCCTAGGCAATTTAACTAGGACACAATTCACACAGTTCCAGCCTTCCTGGGTCACAGTACAGACTGTGTCCTCACATCAGGGGCCTTTTACCACCCTGTAACTTCTCCAAGCTTTATCATGAATGTTATTGGACCGCCCCCCCAATATCTTTGTAGATGAAAATATTACTCTAATAGGTGAAAGAAATGAGCACTCATTTCCCTTTGGGGATATCTAATGGAACGGATATATTTATTGGCTTCATTACTTGTATTTCCAGAGTCAGTCACCTTTGCATTACCTATCTCTAGCCTTTCTTTTGATCTGGGAAAGCAGAACCCACACCCAGTAATTTGTTCCCAGAGCAAGAGGGTTAGGTGACCAGCTAACCTGTTAAACGTGGCATGGCTGGTAAAACgggctccacacacagcacagTTAGACCTCTGGTCCTCCGAGTGGATTAGGAGATGACGACCCAAGGACCCTGGGGAGCTTAGGGCCCGGCCACAGACAGGACACATGTAGCTCTTGGCGCTCACCACTGCCGCAGTGTGCTGTAAAACAGAGCCTTCATCTGTCAGCTCAGGCTTCCTTTAAGGTAATCTACACCCACTTAGAAACTGCTCTCTGGGAAATGTCCCTTTTCCTTAGTCTCAGAACAAGGGATTTGCAACTATTCTCCCTGCTTAGCACCTGGAAAAGTAAGAGTCTCTTCTGTTAACGGCCCTTTAGAAGGGCCAGGCCAATCCAATTATTGTTCAGATTTCATTAGAGTTTTGACTATATTCTGGAACATGTGGCTGGCTTGTAAACAACAGAGCTCCAGAGCCAGAGCCCTCTTCAAAACTGCAAAGAATTCATGGTTGGGATAATTTCTGTCTGTAGCCTCACACTGTGCAGGTACAGGTGCATATTAAGGGAGCAATGAAGGCCAAGTGTAGAAGCTGGCTAGGAAGACTGGTATCCAAAAGCATTTTGTCCTGCCTTTTCTTAAatcctctgaaaaacaatcttcTAAAGAAAGGCTTCCCTTCATGAACCAACTACGTAAAACCCAGGCTGCCATGTGTGCTAATGCCTTTCTAATACAGATCACAAGGCAAAGGTGCTCTGCGACTGGAtcagagaagaaaagagcaacaaaaagCTTATGTTCTTCTGATCCCCTCATTTATACCTTTTCTAGTATTATAGAAACATTTATGTTaactcattttttcttctttaaaacaaGGCCTCATTATTAACAGATGTTAGTTTCTATTTCactatttaaaatatgcattgaagcacctgggtggctcagtgggttaagggtctgactcttgatttcggctcaagtcatgatctcagggttgtgagatcaaaccctgcaccctgcactgggctccatgctgggtgtggagcctgcttcggattctctctcccactctgcccctgCTCCACTCACCCCtcatcaatcaataaataaacaaatgtgcattaaataatttggaaaaaaaaatttaattttcagagtGTGTCTGTCTGGGAACCCAGAACAGGTTTACACAACACACTCCACTTATTCTTTAAAACATTCTGGGGACTAGAGTGGAGTCTTACTGGAAGCAACGACCCAAGGTTCCCCTGGGAGCTGAGGCAAAGGCTAAACAAGGTGCTGGCACTCGTGTTCCGGAGCATGTGGCTCCCCAGCCCATACCTGGTACACATGAGCAATCAGCTGCTCCCGACTCCCACAGTCTAGCTGGCAGAGGGGACACTGGCAAAGTCCAAGTAAGGGGTCAGAATTCAAGTTCCCTGTGACCTGCAATTCAACAAGTAGGCAATTCATTAAGACTGTTTACCACTCTTTGCCCTGCCCCTACCTCTTTTAACAGGGTGTCGTGTTAAAAGGAACACAACCTGATATCACGTGTTATTCTCAGGTCCCATTATGGACTGAAGGGAAAAGTAATAGGGAAAGGGAATCACATTTACTCCTATCTTTATTTTCTCCAAGGCTTCCTGCCCTGAGGACACAGGGCGGCCCTAAGAGAGCTGatccatcccccactccccacagTAAACTCTGAAGAGAGAAGATTAGCTTTCCTCCTGCTGTGCTTCTTGCAGGAATCCTCAGGAAACACATTAGAGAGAAGTTGGCACCTCAGGTCACTCTGACTTATATTTGCAAGCATATTTAAGAGTACACTTCAGAAGTCGGCTGATAGTCTTGTAAAAGTGGATATTCTGTCTGGAAAGAAGTGGGGAAGCTGTACCTGGGTTAGTCATATGTGGAAGGATAGGAAAGCTGGTGTGATGAGAGCTGCGTGGGGGGTTTGGGTAAATGGAGCTGTGAAGGAAGAAAGTCTTCACATGAAGGCCTAGGAGACCACCAGATGCAAGATCGTTACTGTGGATCAAACATATCAGAGCCAAGTAGAAAAGAAAGGTTGGGGGTCCTGAATTCGGGAGCTGTTGTCACTTGCCTCATGCTCTGCcacttcattcccaccaacaggctGTTCCGTATTTTCTAACTCTTTTTCCACTTTGACTACCCCTCCATCTTCCTCTGATGTGTGGGAAGAGACTTCATCTTGTGTGGTCTCCTCTTCATCACCCTCACTGTCACCTGGAACACACAAATTGGTCACTTGTTCTGATTTTTGCATGAATACATCTTGAGTTGCTTTCCATCTTAGAGTTTGTAGCTATAATGGAAAACATATTCAAGTCTTCCATAATGGAGTTTGTATCAACGTATAGTCGGTACAGTTGGGTACAAATCATGTTGGTGAAAGAGCTAGAGCTATTGTTTATAATGCCATTTACACtaaagagaaaatctcaggcaAAATTGCATTAGACAACAGTTACTGGGCCCTGTACGTTATcctaaaaataattcttacaCGATTCCCAAACATCTCATACTTGAAATCACACCTCCCACGCACCTCACACCATGCTCATTCCCACAACACACCAACTCTGCCTTACCCACACTTCTCACTGATTCTATTACTTACTTTTCTCCATAACCCCCCTGTACAGCTTTTCCAGTGGCATCACATGTACTGTTCTATTCCGAGTCCCACTAATCTTTTCTCTCCCAACCAACCCTAAGGCACACTTAAGAGAAAAaccaacacatttttttcttcctcttttcaagaAAGGAGGTAGTAGTGATGTCACCTTATGGGGAAAGGTTTGTTCAgtccagtgggaaaaaagagCACAGCAACCAACCTTAGGCCATTTGTTGTGCTACCTGACTCAGGGTGTTCTTACTCTGCTAGAAACTCAGAATTCTAGGCTAAATAAATCCATTGTTTCTGTTGGGTCTCTGGATTATCTGACAGATAACTGACTGCATTAAGTGAAGGGAACAGGCCATTCTTAAGGATGAAATATACTTTCTTGTGACTAAAGTAAGAATTGAGTTTGTTTTCGTTTAGGGGGTAGGATGTGGCTATGGGGGAGTGGTCTGCCTGTGACTGGGGGAATCTGCAAGGTTTTTGTGGGCTGATGTTTTCCCCTATTACTTATAAAATGGTAggggaaagattaaaaaacacacacacacacaataaaaaagggaatttctaaaaggggaaaaaagaagtgcTAGTACCTTGAAGATCATAAGAAGAAGCCAAGTCTAGGTAAGCTGTGAGACTCCAGCCCCAACCCAACCACACTGGATTCCTGGGCCTGACTATGAGCAAGAGAAATACAAGGTAGACTTTCACCTGTGAGACTCAGCTTTCCCAGCTAACAGTGCTTCTTGTCTTCTCTCTACTACCACCTTGTACAATTCTGAAATCCACCAGCATCTTGGCAAAACTGATTacattccttttctttataaGAAAATCTAACCAAATCATCTGCTAGTAGTTACATATGTCTCTATTAGATATTCTACTTGTTTGGTGGACTGGATTTGGGCCCTGTATGCCTTATTCCCTAGCCCAAAGCTTTCATCTGAATGCATCTAAATAATGAAGGACTGGAACAGATTAAATCATACCATATTTTCTCACCAGTTTATTTGGAATATTTGTAAACTTAGTCTAAGACAACATTGTATCAGACACATTACATGAGTGGTGAAAAAATCCAAACATATCTCTCTACTAAATGATTTTTACAAAATAAGTATGCCATCTAGAGGGACGATGCAGCTTTTCCAGAATGGAAGCCTATTAGACTTTATAGATGTTGCCATTCCTATCCTATTACTCAAACTGGTAACTCCCACAGGGTTTCTAGAAACctttggttcatttttatttgctattagatgctaaattattattgttttttgttgCTAAGTTATTAGAGTGGAAACTGTAGTTCCTAGAAGGTGctgaattctttccttctttatttgtCATTTATTCGTCAATgtggagaaaaatttaaaaatatcactctGAATTGACAGTAATACCAACTAATGTCAGATGGATGTGATTAGTAAAGTAAGGAGATCATCCTAGGAAATGACACATCTCAAAATGTGTTTGTTCAGGCAGCTCACGGAACAGATGATCTGTGAGGCTCAGCTAGTTACCAGCCACtgtcttttccatctctttccaGGGATTTACTTAGGATTTGGTGTGGGAAGACCTTGACTTTAAcattttactcctttttaaaaattccattaaaaaaaattttttttaaagtaatttctatacccactgtggggctcaaactcacagctccaagatcaagagccgcCTGTTctaccgagccagccaggtgctctttGACTTCAGCACTTTATATGATGCATAATCTCATTAGTAAGGAAATCCTCTTATATAACGTTATAATG encodes:
- the ZNF821 gene encoding zinc finger protein 821 isoform X3, giving the protein MCPVCGRALSSPGSLGRHLLIHSEDQRSNCAVCGARFTSHATFNSEKLPEVLNMESLPPAHSEGPSSAEGKDIAFSPPVYPAGILLVCNNCAAYRKLLEAQTPSVRKWALRRQNEPLEVRLQRLERERTAKKSRRDNETPEEREVRRMRDREAKRLQRMQETDEQRARRLQRDREAMRLKRANETPEKRQARLIREREAKRLKRRLEKMDMMLRAQFGQDPSAMAALAAEMNFFQLPVSGVELDSQLLGKMAFEEQNSGSLH
- the ZNF821 gene encoding zinc finger protein 821 isoform X1; this translates as MSRRKQTNPNKVHWDQVFAGLEEQARQAMMKTDFPGDLGSQRQAIQQLRDQDSSSSDSEGDEEETTQDEVSSHTSEEDGGVVKVEKELENTEQPVGGNEVAEHEVTGNLNSDPLLGLCQCPLCQLDCGSREQLIAHVYQHTAAVVSAKSYMCPVCGRALSSPGSLGRHLLIHSEDQRSNCAVCGARFTSHATFNSEKLPEVLNMESLPPAHSEGPSSAEGKDIAFSPPVYPAGILLVCNNCAAYRKLLEAQTPSVRKWALRRQNEPLEVRLQRLERERTAKKSRRDNETPEEREVRRMRDREAKRLQRMQETDEQRARRLQRDREAMRLKRANETPEKRQARLIREREAKRLKRRLEKMDMMLRAQFGQDPSAMAALAAEMNFFQLPVSGVELDSQLLGKMAFEEQNSGSLH
- the ZNF821 gene encoding zinc finger protein 821 isoform X2 is translated as MSRRKQTNPNKVHCDSEGDEEETTQDEVSSHTSEEDGGVVKVEKELENTEQPVGGNEVAEHEVTGNLNSDPLLGLCQCPLCQLDCGSREQLIAHVYQHTAAVVSAKSYMCPVCGRALSSPGSLGRHLLIHSEDQRSNCAVCGARFTSHATFNSEKLPEVLNMESLPPAHSEGPSSAEGKDIAFSPPVYPAGILLVCNNCAAYRKLLEAQTPSVRKWALRRQNEPLEVRLQRLERERTAKKSRRDNETPEEREVRRMRDREAKRLQRMQETDEQRARRLQRDREAMRLKRANETPEKRQARLIREREAKRLKRRLEKMDMMLRAQFGQDPSAMAALAAEMNFFQLPVSGVELDSQLLGKMAFEEQNSGSLH